Proteins encoded together in one Lathyrus oleraceus cultivar Zhongwan6 chromosome 5, CAAS_Psat_ZW6_1.0, whole genome shotgun sequence window:
- the LOC127088338 gene encoding uncharacterized protein LOC127088338 isoform X13, with protein MAHRVVMSLLPFLLLLLINDHGSFARDMNQVDQPYLDGWLKNTPLKNQKSSLNSDQIYLDGWLKDTRDEKAKLNPDTNQVYLDGWLKDTRGEKAKANPDSNQVYLDGWLKDTRAEKEKDNPDSNQVYLDGWLKDTRGEKAKVNPDSNQVYLDGWLKDTRAEKEKVNPDSNQVYLDGWLKDTRAEKAKVNPDSNQVYLDGWLKDTGAENAKSNLDSNQVYLDGWLKDTRAEKAKANPDSNQVYLDGWLKDTRVEKEKSAPNSKQVYLDGWLKDTRAEKAKLNSDSNQVYLDGWLKDTRAEKAKSSLDSNEVYLDGWLKDTRVEKLNSNSDSNQVYLDGWLKNTQTLNPKPTLDSNQVYLDGWLKDTRAEKDNSSPNSNRVYLDGWLKDSHVEIAKSIPNSKQAYLDGWLKDSHAENYMKNGQHLEESNGKLSSKVDHTEAFKVAFFSLDDLYVGNVMTLQFPIREYAPFLPRKLADEIPVSKSQSSSLLQLFSLTKDSPQGEDMIDVMNQCESEPNKGETKACPTSLESMLEFVHGVIGAETNYNIHSTSYPTTSGAPLQNYTVLDISKDIYAPKWVACHPRPYPYALYYCHYLDIGSKIFKVLLKGEYGDIMDALGICHLDTSAMNPNHFIFDLLGMKPGEGPLCHFFPVKHVLWVPSPPHATK; from the exons ATGGCACACAGAGTTGTTATGTCTTTACTCCCTTTTCTCCTACTCTTGTTGATT AATGACCATGGAAGCTTTGCAAGAGATATGAATCAAGTTGATCAGCCTTACCTTGATGGGTGGCTCAAAAACACTCCCCTGAAGAACCAAAAATCCTCCCTTAACTCCGACCAAATTtaccttgatggatggttgaaagataccCGAGATGAGAAAGCAAAACTCAACCCTGACACCAATCAAGTTtaccttgatggatggttgaaagataccCGAGGTGAGAAAGCAAAAGCCAACCCTGACTCCAATCAAGTTtaccttgatggatggttgaaagataccCGAGCCGAGAAAGAAAAAGACAATCCTGACTCCAACCAAGTTtaccttgatggatggttgaaagataccCGAGGTGAGAAAGCAAAAGTCAACCCTGACTCCAACCAAGTTtaccttgatggatggttgaaagataccCGAGCCGAGAAAGAAAAAGTCAATCCTGACTCCAACCAAGTTTATCTTGATGGGTGGTTGAAAGATACCAGAGCCGAGAAAGCCAAAGTCAACCCTGATTCAAACCAAGTTtaccttgatggatggttgaaagatacTGGAGCCGAGAATGCAAAATCCAACCTTGATTCCAACCAAGTTtaccttgatggatggttgaaagataccAGAGCCGAGAAAGCCAAAGCCAACCCTGATTCAAACCAAGTTtaccttgatggatggttgaaagataccCGAGTTGAGAAGGAGAAATCCGCCCCTAACTCTAAGCAAGTTtac cttgatggatggttgaaagataccCGAGCTGAGAAAGCAAAATTGAACTCTGACTCTAACCAAGTTtaccttgatggatggttgaaagataccCGAGCTGAGAAAGCAAAATCCAGCCTTGACTCCAACGAAGTTtaccttgatggatggttgaaagataccCGAGTCGAAAAATTAAATTCCAACTCTGACTCCAATCAAGTTtaccttgatggatggttgaaaaATACTCAGACTTTGAATCCAAAACCGACCCTTGACTCCAACCAAGTTtaccttgatggatggttgaaagatacaCGAGCAGAGAAAGATAATTCCTCCCCTAACTCTAACCGAGTTTACCTTGACGGATGGTTGAAAGATAGTCATGTTGAGATTGCAAAATCCATCCCGAATTCCAAGCAAGCTTACCTTGATGGTTGGTTGAAAGACTCGCATGCAGAGAACTACATGAAAAATGGACAACACTTGGAAGAATCGAACGGAAAATTATCTTCAAAAGTTGACCATACAGAAGCATTCAAGGTAGCTTTTTTCAGCCTAGATGATCTTTATGTGGGAAATGTAATGACCTTGCAATTTCCTATTAGAGAATATGCCCCGTTCTTGCCAAGAAAACTAGCTGACGAAATTCCTGTCTCCAAATCACAAAGTTCAAGCCTTCTTCAACTATTCTCACTCACAAAAGATTCTCCTCAAGGTGAAGACATGATAGATGTAATGAATCAATGTGAGTCTGAACCCAATAAAGGGGAGACCAAGGCTTGTCCTACTTCTTTAGAGTCCATGCTTGAATTTGTTCATGGTGTTATTGGTGCCGAGACTAATTATAACATTCACTCGACTAGCTATCCCACAACATCAGGCGCACCTTTGCAGAACTACACTGTTTTGGATATCTCAAAGGATATCTATGCTCCTAAATGGGTAGCATGTCACCCCAGGCCTTACCCATACGCTCTTTACTATTGCCATTACCTAGACATAGGAAGTAAGATCTTCAAAGTTCTTCTAAAGGGTGAATATGGAGACATAATGGATGCTTTGGGAATTTGCCACTTAGACACATCTGCCATGAATCCTAACCATTTTATATTTGACCTACTTGGAATGAAGCCTGGGGAAGGTCCATTGTGCCATTTCTTCCCTGTTAAGCATGTCTTATGGGTGCCAAGCCCCCCACATGCCACCAAATGA
- the LOC127088338 gene encoding uncharacterized protein LOC127088338 isoform X9 encodes MAHRVVMSLLPFLLLLLINDHGSFARDMNQVDQPYLDGWLKNTPLKNQKSSLNSDQIYLDGWLKDTRDEKAKLNPDTNQVYLDGWLKDTRGEKAKANPDSNQVYLDGWLKDTRAEKEKDNPDSNQVYLDGWLKDTRGEKAKVNPDSNQVYLDGWLKDTRAEKEKVNPDSNQVYLDGWLKDTRAEKAKVNPDSNQVYLDGWLKDTGAENAKSNLDSNQVYLDGWLKDTRAEKAKANPDSNQVYLDGWLKDTRVEKEKSAPNSKQVYLDGWLKDIRVEKEKSALDSKEVYLDGWLKDTRVENEKSTPDSKQVYLDGWLKDTRAEKAKLNSDSNQVYLDGWLKDTRAEKAKSSLDSNEVYLDGWLKDTRVEKLNSNSDSNQVYLDGWLKNTQTLNPKPTLDSNQVYLDGWLKDTRAEKDNSSPNSNRVYLDGWLKDSHVEIAKSIPNSKQAYLDGWLKDSHAENYMKNGQHLEESNGKLSSKVDHTEAFKVAFFSLDDLYVGNVMTLQFPIREYAPFLPRKLADEIPVSKSQSSSLLQLFSLTKDSPQGEDMIDVMNQCESEPNKGETKACPTSLESMLEFVHGVIGAETNYNIHSTSYPTTSGAPLQNYTVLDISKDIYAPKWVACHPRPYPYALYYCHYLDIGSKIFKVLLKGEYGDIMDALGICHLDTSAMNPNHFIFDLLGMKPGEGPLCHFFPVKHVLWVPSPPHATK; translated from the exons ATGGCACACAGAGTTGTTATGTCTTTACTCCCTTTTCTCCTACTCTTGTTGATT AATGACCATGGAAGCTTTGCAAGAGATATGAATCAAGTTGATCAGCCTTACCTTGATGGGTGGCTCAAAAACACTCCCCTGAAGAACCAAAAATCCTCCCTTAACTCCGACCAAATTtaccttgatggatggttgaaagataccCGAGATGAGAAAGCAAAACTCAACCCTGACACCAATCAAGTTtaccttgatggatggttgaaagataccCGAGGTGAGAAAGCAAAAGCCAACCCTGACTCCAATCAAGTTtaccttgatggatggttgaaagataccCGAGCCGAGAAAGAAAAAGACAATCCTGACTCCAACCAAGTTtaccttgatggatggttgaaagataccCGAGGTGAGAAAGCAAAAGTCAACCCTGACTCCAACCAAGTTtaccttgatggatggttgaaagataccCGAGCCGAGAAAGAAAAAGTCAATCCTGACTCCAACCAAGTTTATCTTGATGGGTGGTTGAAAGATACCAGAGCCGAGAAAGCCAAAGTCAACCCTGATTCAAACCAAGTTtaccttgatggatggttgaaagatacTGGAGCCGAGAATGCAAAATCCAACCTTGATTCCAACCAAGTTtaccttgatggatggttgaaagataccAGAGCCGAGAAAGCCAAAGCCAACCCTGATTCAAACCAAGTTtaccttgatggatggttgaaagataccCGAGTTGAGAAGGAGAAATCCGCCCCTAACTCTAAGCAAGTTtac cttgatggatggttgaaagataTCCGAGTTGAAAAGGAGAAATCTGCCCTTGACTCTAAGGAAGTTTACCTTGATGGTTGGTTGAAAGATACCCGAGTTGAAAATGAGAAATCTACCCCTGACTCTAAGCAAGTTtaccttgatggatggttgaaagataccCGAGCTGAGAAAGCAAAATTGAACTCTGACTCTAACCAAGTTtaccttgatggatggttgaaagataccCGAGCTGAGAAAGCAAAATCCAGCCTTGACTCCAACGAAGTTtaccttgatggatggttgaaagataccCGAGTCGAAAAATTAAATTCCAACTCTGACTCCAATCAAGTTtaccttgatggatggttgaaaaATACTCAGACTTTGAATCCAAAACCGACCCTTGACTCCAACCAAGTTtaccttgatggatggttgaaagatacaCGAGCAGAGAAAGATAATTCCTCCCCTAACTCTAACCGAGTTTACCTTGACGGATGGTTGAAAGATAGTCATGTTGAGATTGCAAAATCCATCCCGAATTCCAAGCAAGCTTACCTTGATGGTTGGTTGAAAGACTCGCATGCAGAGAACTACATGAAAAATGGACAACACTTGGAAGAATCGAACGGAAAATTATCTTCAAAAGTTGACCATACAGAAGCATTCAAGGTAGCTTTTTTCAGCCTAGATGATCTTTATGTGGGAAATGTAATGACCTTGCAATTTCCTATTAGAGAATATGCCCCGTTCTTGCCAAGAAAACTAGCTGACGAAATTCCTGTCTCCAAATCACAAAGTTCAAGCCTTCTTCAACTATTCTCACTCACAAAAGATTCTCCTCAAGGTGAAGACATGATAGATGTAATGAATCAATGTGAGTCTGAACCCAATAAAGGGGAGACCAAGGCTTGTCCTACTTCTTTAGAGTCCATGCTTGAATTTGTTCATGGTGTTATTGGTGCCGAGACTAATTATAACATTCACTCGACTAGCTATCCCACAACATCAGGCGCACCTTTGCAGAACTACACTGTTTTGGATATCTCAAAGGATATCTATGCTCCTAAATGGGTAGCATGTCACCCCAGGCCTTACCCATACGCTCTTTACTATTGCCATTACCTAGACATAGGAAGTAAGATCTTCAAAGTTCTTCTAAAGGGTGAATATGGAGACATAATGGATGCTTTGGGAATTTGCCACTTAGACACATCTGCCATGAATCCTAACCATTTTATATTTGACCTACTTGGAATGAAGCCTGGGGAAGGTCCATTGTGCCATTTCTTCCCTGTTAAGCATGTCTTATGGGTGCCAAGCCCCCCACATGCCACCAAATGA
- the LOC127088338 gene encoding uncharacterized protein LOC127088338 isoform X7, with the protein MAHRVVMSLLPFLLLLLINDHGSFARDMNQVDQPYLDGWLKNTPLKNQKSSLNSDQIYLDGWLKDTRDEKAKLNPDTNQVYLDGWLKDTRGEKAKANPDSNQVYLDGWLKDTRAEKEKDNPDSNQVYLDGWLKDTRGEKAKVNPDSNQVYLDGWLKDTRAEKEKVNPDSNQVYLDGWLKDTRAEKAKVNPDSNQVYLDGWLKDTGAENAKSNLDSNQVYLDGWLKDTRAEKAKANPDSNQVYLDGWLKDTRVEKEKSAPNSKQVYLDGWLKDTRVENEKSAPNSKQVYLDGWLKDIRVEKEKSALDSKEVYLDGWLKDTRVENEKSTPDSKQVYLDGWLKDTRAEKAKLNSDSNQVYLDGWLKDTRAEKAKSSLDSNEVYLDGWLKDTRVEKLNSNSDSNQVYLDGWLKNTQTLNPKPTLDSNQVYLDGWLKDTRAEKDNSSPNSNRVYLDGWLKDSHVEIAKSIPNSKQAYLDGWLKDSHAENYMKNGQHLEESNGKLSSKVDHTEAFKVAFFSLDDLYVGNVMTLQFPIREYAPFLPRKLADEIPVSKSQSSSLLQLFSLTKDSPQGEDMIDVMNQCESEPNKGETKACPTSLESMLEFVHGVIGAETNYNIHSTSYPTTSGAPLQNYTVLDISKDIYAPKWVACHPRPYPYALYYCHYLDIGSKIFKVLLKGEYGDIMDALGICHLDTSAMNPNHFIFDLLGMKPGEGPLCHFFPVKHVLWVPSPPHATK; encoded by the exons ATGGCACACAGAGTTGTTATGTCTTTACTCCCTTTTCTCCTACTCTTGTTGATT AATGACCATGGAAGCTTTGCAAGAGATATGAATCAAGTTGATCAGCCTTACCTTGATGGGTGGCTCAAAAACACTCCCCTGAAGAACCAAAAATCCTCCCTTAACTCCGACCAAATTtaccttgatggatggttgaaagataccCGAGATGAGAAAGCAAAACTCAACCCTGACACCAATCAAGTTtaccttgatggatggttgaaagataccCGAGGTGAGAAAGCAAAAGCCAACCCTGACTCCAATCAAGTTtaccttgatggatggttgaaagataccCGAGCCGAGAAAGAAAAAGACAATCCTGACTCCAACCAAGTTtaccttgatggatggttgaaagataccCGAGGTGAGAAAGCAAAAGTCAACCCTGACTCCAACCAAGTTtaccttgatggatggttgaaagataccCGAGCCGAGAAAGAAAAAGTCAATCCTGACTCCAACCAAGTTTATCTTGATGGGTGGTTGAAAGATACCAGAGCCGAGAAAGCCAAAGTCAACCCTGATTCAAACCAAGTTtaccttgatggatggttgaaagatacTGGAGCCGAGAATGCAAAATCCAACCTTGATTCCAACCAAGTTtaccttgatggatggttgaaagataccAGAGCCGAGAAAGCCAAAGCCAACCCTGATTCAAACCAAGTTtaccttgatggatggttgaaagataccCGAGTTGAGAAGGAGAAATCCGCCCCTAACTCTAAGCAAGTTtac cttgatggatggttgaaagatacTCGAGTTGAAAATGAGAAATCCGCCCCTAACTCTAAGCAAGTTtaccttgatggatggttgaaagataTCCGAGTTGAAAAGGAGAAATCTGCCCTTGACTCTAAGGAAGTTTACCTTGATGGTTGGTTGAAAGATACCCGAGTTGAAAATGAGAAATCTACCCCTGACTCTAAGCAAGTTtaccttgatggatggttgaaagataccCGAGCTGAGAAAGCAAAATTGAACTCTGACTCTAACCAAGTTtaccttgatggatggttgaaagataccCGAGCTGAGAAAGCAAAATCCAGCCTTGACTCCAACGAAGTTtaccttgatggatggttgaaagataccCGAGTCGAAAAATTAAATTCCAACTCTGACTCCAATCAAGTTtaccttgatggatggttgaaaaATACTCAGACTTTGAATCCAAAACCGACCCTTGACTCCAACCAAGTTtaccttgatggatggttgaaagatacaCGAGCAGAGAAAGATAATTCCTCCCCTAACTCTAACCGAGTTTACCTTGACGGATGGTTGAAAGATAGTCATGTTGAGATTGCAAAATCCATCCCGAATTCCAAGCAAGCTTACCTTGATGGTTGGTTGAAAGACTCGCATGCAGAGAACTACATGAAAAATGGACAACACTTGGAAGAATCGAACGGAAAATTATCTTCAAAAGTTGACCATACAGAAGCATTCAAGGTAGCTTTTTTCAGCCTAGATGATCTTTATGTGGGAAATGTAATGACCTTGCAATTTCCTATTAGAGAATATGCCCCGTTCTTGCCAAGAAAACTAGCTGACGAAATTCCTGTCTCCAAATCACAAAGTTCAAGCCTTCTTCAACTATTCTCACTCACAAAAGATTCTCCTCAAGGTGAAGACATGATAGATGTAATGAATCAATGTGAGTCTGAACCCAATAAAGGGGAGACCAAGGCTTGTCCTACTTCTTTAGAGTCCATGCTTGAATTTGTTCATGGTGTTATTGGTGCCGAGACTAATTATAACATTCACTCGACTAGCTATCCCACAACATCAGGCGCACCTTTGCAGAACTACACTGTTTTGGATATCTCAAAGGATATCTATGCTCCTAAATGGGTAGCATGTCACCCCAGGCCTTACCCATACGCTCTTTACTATTGCCATTACCTAGACATAGGAAGTAAGATCTTCAAAGTTCTTCTAAAGGGTGAATATGGAGACATAATGGATGCTTTGGGAATTTGCCACTTAGACACATCTGCCATGAATCCTAACCATTTTATATTTGACCTACTTGGAATGAAGCCTGGGGAAGGTCCATTGTGCCATTTCTTCCCTGTTAAGCATGTCTTATGGGTGCCAAGCCCCCCACATGCCACCAAATGA
- the LOC127088338 gene encoding uncharacterized protein LOC127088338 isoform X14, with protein MAHRVVMSLLPFLLLLLINDHGSFARDMNQVDQPYLDGWLKNTPLKNQKSSLNSDQIYLDGWLKDTRDEKAKLNPDTNQVYLDGWLKDTRGEKAKANPDSNQVYLDGWLKDTRAEKEKDNPDSNQVYLDGWLKDTRGEKAKVNPDSNQVYLDGWLKDTRAEKEKVNPDSNQVYLDGWLKDTRAEKAKVNPDSNQVYLDGWLKDTRVENEKSAPNSKQVYLDGWLKDIRVEKEKSALDSKEVYLDGWLKDTRVENEKSTPDSKQVYLDGWLKDTRAEKAKLNSDSNQVYLDGWLKDTRAEKAKSSLDSNEVYLDGWLKDTRVEKLNSNSDSNQVYLDGWLKNTQTLNPKPTLDSNQVYLDGWLKDTRAEKDNSSPNSNRVYLDGWLKDSHVEIAKSIPNSKQAYLDGWLKDSHAENYMKNGQHLEESNGKLSSKVDHTEAFKVAFFSLDDLYVGNVMTLQFPIREYAPFLPRKLADEIPVSKSQSSSLLQLFSLTKDSPQGEDMIDVMNQCESEPNKGETKACPTSLESMLEFVHGVIGAETNYNIHSTSYPTTSGAPLQNYTVLDISKDIYAPKWVACHPRPYPYALYYCHYLDIGSKIFKVLLKGEYGDIMDALGICHLDTSAMNPNHFIFDLLGMKPGEGPLCHFFPVKHVLWVPSPPHATK; from the exons ATGGCACACAGAGTTGTTATGTCTTTACTCCCTTTTCTCCTACTCTTGTTGATT AATGACCATGGAAGCTTTGCAAGAGATATGAATCAAGTTGATCAGCCTTACCTTGATGGGTGGCTCAAAAACACTCCCCTGAAGAACCAAAAATCCTCCCTTAACTCCGACCAAATTtaccttgatggatggttgaaagataccCGAGATGAGAAAGCAAAACTCAACCCTGACACCAATCAAGTTtaccttgatggatggttgaaagataccCGAGGTGAGAAAGCAAAAGCCAACCCTGACTCCAATCAAGTTtaccttgatggatggttgaaagataccCGAGCCGAGAAAGAAAAAGACAATCCTGACTCCAACCAAGTTtaccttgatggatggttgaaagataccCGAGGTGAGAAAGCAAAAGTCAACCCTGACTCCAACCAAGTTtaccttgatggatggttgaaagataccCGAGCCGAGAAAGAAAAAGTCAATCCTGACTCCAACCAAGTTTATCTTGATGGGTGGTTGAAAGATACCAGAGCCGAGAAAGCCAAAGTCAACCCTGATTCAAACCAAGTTtac cttgatggatggttgaaagatacTCGAGTTGAAAATGAGAAATCCGCCCCTAACTCTAAGCAAGTTtaccttgatggatggttgaaagataTCCGAGTTGAAAAGGAGAAATCTGCCCTTGACTCTAAGGAAGTTTACCTTGATGGTTGGTTGAAAGATACCCGAGTTGAAAATGAGAAATCTACCCCTGACTCTAAGCAAGTTtaccttgatggatggttgaaagataccCGAGCTGAGAAAGCAAAATTGAACTCTGACTCTAACCAAGTTtaccttgatggatggttgaaagataccCGAGCTGAGAAAGCAAAATCCAGCCTTGACTCCAACGAAGTTtaccttgatggatggttgaaagataccCGAGTCGAAAAATTAAATTCCAACTCTGACTCCAATCAAGTTtaccttgatggatggttgaaaaATACTCAGACTTTGAATCCAAAACCGACCCTTGACTCCAACCAAGTTtaccttgatggatggttgaaagatacaCGAGCAGAGAAAGATAATTCCTCCCCTAACTCTAACCGAGTTTACCTTGACGGATGGTTGAAAGATAGTCATGTTGAGATTGCAAAATCCATCCCGAATTCCAAGCAAGCTTACCTTGATGGTTGGTTGAAAGACTCGCATGCAGAGAACTACATGAAAAATGGACAACACTTGGAAGAATCGAACGGAAAATTATCTTCAAAAGTTGACCATACAGAAGCATTCAAGGTAGCTTTTTTCAGCCTAGATGATCTTTATGTGGGAAATGTAATGACCTTGCAATTTCCTATTAGAGAATATGCCCCGTTCTTGCCAAGAAAACTAGCTGACGAAATTCCTGTCTCCAAATCACAAAGTTCAAGCCTTCTTCAACTATTCTCACTCACAAAAGATTCTCCTCAAGGTGAAGACATGATAGATGTAATGAATCAATGTGAGTCTGAACCCAATAAAGGGGAGACCAAGGCTTGTCCTACTTCTTTAGAGTCCATGCTTGAATTTGTTCATGGTGTTATTGGTGCCGAGACTAATTATAACATTCACTCGACTAGCTATCCCACAACATCAGGCGCACCTTTGCAGAACTACACTGTTTTGGATATCTCAAAGGATATCTATGCTCCTAAATGGGTAGCATGTCACCCCAGGCCTTACCCATACGCTCTTTACTATTGCCATTACCTAGACATAGGAAGTAAGATCTTCAAAGTTCTTCTAAAGGGTGAATATGGAGACATAATGGATGCTTTGGGAATTTGCCACTTAGACACATCTGCCATGAATCCTAACCATTTTATATTTGACCTACTTGGAATGAAGCCTGGGGAAGGTCCATTGTGCCATTTCTTCCCTGTTAAGCATGTCTTATGGGTGCCAAGCCCCCCACATGCCACCAAATGA
- the LOC127088338 gene encoding uncharacterized protein LOC127088338 isoform X11 — MAHRVVMSLLPFLLLLLINDHGSFARDMNQVDQPYLDGWLKNTPLKNQKSSLNSDQIYLDGWLKDTRDEKAKLNPDTNQVYLDGWLKDTRGEKAKANPDSNQVYLDGWLKDTRAEKEKDNPDSNQVYLDGWLKDTRGEKAKVNPDSNQVYLDGWLKDTRAEKEKVNPDSNQVYLDGWLKDTRAEKAKVNPDSNQVYLDGWLKDTRAEKAKANPDSNQVYLDGWLKDTRVENEKSAPNSKQVYLDGWLKDIRVEKEKSALDSKEVYLDGWLKDTRVENEKSTPDSKQVYLDGWLKDTRAEKAKLNSDSNQVYLDGWLKDTRAEKAKSSLDSNEVYLDGWLKDTRVEKLNSNSDSNQVYLDGWLKNTQTLNPKPTLDSNQVYLDGWLKDTRAEKDNSSPNSNRVYLDGWLKDSHVEIAKSIPNSKQAYLDGWLKDSHAENYMKNGQHLEESNGKLSSKVDHTEAFKVAFFSLDDLYVGNVMTLQFPIREYAPFLPRKLADEIPVSKSQSSSLLQLFSLTKDSPQGEDMIDVMNQCESEPNKGETKACPTSLESMLEFVHGVIGAETNYNIHSTSYPTTSGAPLQNYTVLDISKDIYAPKWVACHPRPYPYALYYCHYLDIGSKIFKVLLKGEYGDIMDALGICHLDTSAMNPNHFIFDLLGMKPGEGPLCHFFPVKHVLWVPSPPHATK; from the exons ATGGCACACAGAGTTGTTATGTCTTTACTCCCTTTTCTCCTACTCTTGTTGATT AATGACCATGGAAGCTTTGCAAGAGATATGAATCAAGTTGATCAGCCTTACCTTGATGGGTGGCTCAAAAACACTCCCCTGAAGAACCAAAAATCCTCCCTTAACTCCGACCAAATTtaccttgatggatggttgaaagataccCGAGATGAGAAAGCAAAACTCAACCCTGACACCAATCAAGTTtaccttgatggatggttgaaagataccCGAGGTGAGAAAGCAAAAGCCAACCCTGACTCCAATCAAGTTtaccttgatggatggttgaaagataccCGAGCCGAGAAAGAAAAAGACAATCCTGACTCCAACCAAGTTtaccttgatggatggttgaaagataccCGAGGTGAGAAAGCAAAAGTCAACCCTGACTCCAACCAAGTTtaccttgatggatggttgaaagataccCGAGCCGAGAAAGAAAAAGTCAATCCTGACTCCAACCAAGTTTATCTTGATGGGTGGTTGAAAGATACCAGAGCCGAGAAAGCCAAAGTCAACCCTGATTCAAACCAAGTTtac cttgatggatggttgaaagataccAGAGCCGAGAAAGCCAAAGCCAACCCTGATTCAAACCAAGTTtac cttgatggatggttgaaagatacTCGAGTTGAAAATGAGAAATCCGCCCCTAACTCTAAGCAAGTTtaccttgatggatggttgaaagataTCCGAGTTGAAAAGGAGAAATCTGCCCTTGACTCTAAGGAAGTTTACCTTGATGGTTGGTTGAAAGATACCCGAGTTGAAAATGAGAAATCTACCCCTGACTCTAAGCAAGTTtaccttgatggatggttgaaagataccCGAGCTGAGAAAGCAAAATTGAACTCTGACTCTAACCAAGTTtaccttgatggatggttgaaagataccCGAGCTGAGAAAGCAAAATCCAGCCTTGACTCCAACGAAGTTtaccttgatggatggttgaaagataccCGAGTCGAAAAATTAAATTCCAACTCTGACTCCAATCAAGTTtaccttgatggatggttgaaaaATACTCAGACTTTGAATCCAAAACCGACCCTTGACTCCAACCAAGTTtaccttgatggatggttgaaagatacaCGAGCAGAGAAAGATAATTCCTCCCCTAACTCTAACCGAGTTTACCTTGACGGATGGTTGAAAGATAGTCATGTTGAGATTGCAAAATCCATCCCGAATTCCAAGCAAGCTTACCTTGATGGTTGGTTGAAAGACTCGCATGCAGAGAACTACATGAAAAATGGACAACACTTGGAAGAATCGAACGGAAAATTATCTTCAAAAGTTGACCATACAGAAGCATTCAAGGTAGCTTTTTTCAGCCTAGATGATCTTTATGTGGGAAATGTAATGACCTTGCAATTTCCTATTAGAGAATATGCCCCGTTCTTGCCAAGAAAACTAGCTGACGAAATTCCTGTCTCCAAATCACAAAGTTCAAGCCTTCTTCAACTATTCTCACTCACAAAAGATTCTCCTCAAGGTGAAGACATGATAGATGTAATGAATCAATGTGAGTCTGAACCCAATAAAGGGGAGACCAAGGCTTGTCCTACTTCTTTAGAGTCCATGCTTGAATTTGTTCATGGTGTTATTGGTGCCGAGACTAATTATAACATTCACTCGACTAGCTATCCCACAACATCAGGCGCACCTTTGCAGAACTACACTGTTTTGGATATCTCAAAGGATATCTATGCTCCTAAATGGGTAGCATGTCACCCCAGGCCTTACCCATACGCTCTTTACTATTGCCATTACCTAGACATAGGAAGTAAGATCTTCAAAGTTCTTCTAAAGGGTGAATATGGAGACATAATGGATGCTTTGGGAATTTGCCACTTAGACACATCTGCCATGAATCCTAACCATTTTATATTTGACCTACTTGGAATGAAGCCTGGGGAAGGTCCATTGTGCCATTTCTTCCCTGTTAAGCATGTCTTATGGGTGCCAAGCCCCCCACATGCCACCAAATGA